In a single window of the Trichoderma breve strain T069 chromosome 6, whole genome shotgun sequence genome:
- a CDS encoding dimerization domain of zinc transporter domain-containing protein gives MGAILLSLLTSSIWLYTAFNEFLLLVGVVAPLDMQQLITYVCLTHSEVVEGIDTVRVYHSGPRLIAEVDIVMDPTRTLQETHDVAEELQFKLESLPDVERAYVHIDYETTHKPEHAYKKDI, from the coding sequence ATGGGCGCcattctcttgtctctcttgaCGTCCAGCATCTGGTTGTATACTGCCTTTAACGAGTTCCTGCTGCTTGTGGGTGTTGTTGCGCCTCTAGACATGCAGCAGCTCATCACATACGTGTGCTTGACCCACTCGGAAGTCGTTGAAGGCATTGATACGGTGCGAGTCTACCACTCGGGCCCGCGGCTGATTGCTGAAGTGGACATTGTCATGGACCCGACGCGGACGCTCCAGGAGACGCACGATGTGGCCGAAGAGCTGCAGTTCAAGCTAGAGAGTTTGCCCGACGTTGAGCGGGCCTACGTTCATATTGACTACGAGACCACTCACAAGCCCGAGCACGCCTACAAGAAGGACATTTGA
- a CDS encoding glycosyl transferase family 8 domain-containing protein, whose protein sequence is MADPSWGEHAYATLLLNDAYLPGALVLAHSLRDAGTSKKLAVLVTLDGVTADAIVQLKTVYDYVLPVPRIRNDKPANLYLMNRADLHSAFTKINLWKQTQFSRIVYIDADVVAYRAPDELFDLPHAFAASPDIGWPDIFNTGVMALTPNNGDYHAMVGLAERGISFDGADQGLLNTYFKNNFHRLPFTYNVTPSAHYQYLPAYRHFQSSINMVHFIGPDKPWKAGRNASYGSSAYDEMVGRWWAVYDRHYREKEISQLANGSGNYNQAYESQKNASLADTKFDTPQGGNFQQTPRQIFPWEANQPKATRSFYGDEPELQPQGASRSGPTAAKSTGRSSVTKSPPKSPVSKASDNKSEAGTASWTTYSRGNAWDEVPGISKYADAVEKRHRSSSRGKEGEENDDEDDEQEEIQRPFKVTDFPTEAERPSLPVTPAPVPRGRDAAGKALPEAVGVPSQSEWDPTAQLEKLAQQQSAILLRKLGGDKGGVPGGSTPVVLSPRPVKGTAAAATRSLERKMNEEEAGKS, encoded by the exons ATGGCTGATCCAAGCTGGGGCGAGCATGCCTATGCTACG CTTCTGTTGAACGATGCCTATCTTCCTG GTGCCCTGGTTCTTGCCCACTCTCTGCGCGATGCCGGCAcctccaagaagctcgcGGTCCTGGTCACCCTCGACGGCGTGACTGCTGATGCCATTGTTCAGCTCAAG ACCGTCTACGACTATGTCTTGCCTGTGCCTCGAATCCGCAATGACAAGCCTGCCAACCTCTACCTCATGAACCGTGCCGATCTGCACTCTGCCTTTACCAAGATCAACCTGTGGAAGCAGACGCAGTTCTCCCGAATTGTCTACATCGACGCCGATGTCGTCGCCTACCGAGCTCCCGATGAGCTCTTCGACCTCCCACACGCCTTTGCGGCCTCCCCTGATATCGGTTGGCccgacatcttcaacaccGGTGTCATGGCCCTGACGCCCAACAACGGCGACTACCACGCCATGGTTGGCCTGGCCGAGAGGGGCATCTCCTTTGACGGTGCCGATCAGGGTCTCCTCAACACCTACTTCAAGAACAACTTCCACCGTCTGCCCTTTACCTACAACGTCACCCCCTCTGCACACTACCAATACCTCCCCGCCTACCGTCACTTCCAGTCCAGCATTAACATGGTTCACTTCATTGGACCTGACAAGCCATGGAAGGCCGGCCGCAATGCTTCATACGGAAGCTCTGCTTATGATGAAATGGTTGGCAGATGGTGGGCAGTCTATGATCGCCACTACCGCGAGAAG GAGATTTCTCAGCTTGCCAACGGCAGTGGTAACTACAACCAAGCTTACGAGTCTCAAAA GAACGCCTCTCTGGCCGACACAAAGTTCGACACACCACAAGGAGGAAACTTCCAACAGACGCCCCGTCAGATCTTCCCCTGGGAGGCCAACCAGCCCAAGGCTACGAGATCTTTCTACGGTGATGAGCCGGAGCTGCAGCCACAGGGTGCCTCCCGCTCAGGCCCTACTGCTGCCAAGTCGACTGGTCGTTCATCAGTGACAAAGTCGCCTCCGAAGTCACCCGTTTCAAAAGCGTCGGACAACAAGAGCGAGGCCGGAACAGCATCCTGGACAACATACTCGCGTGGTAATGCCTGGGACGAGGTCCCCGGCATCTCCAAGTATGCGGACGCCGTCGAGAAGCGCCACCGATCAAGTAGCCGGGGCAAGGaaggagaggagaatgacgacgaagatgatgagcagGAAGAGATCCAGCGTCCCTTCAAGGTTACTGACTTCCCCACTGAGGCGGAACGGCCCAGCCTGCCGGTCACACCGGCACCAGTTCCCCGGGGACGCGATGCCGCTGGCAAAGCGCTGCCGGAAGCTGTGGGCGTGCCGTCACAGTCCGAATGG GATCCCACTGCGCAGTTAGAGAAGCTCGCTCAACAGCAGTCGGCGATACTATTGCGCAAGCTGGGGGGAGACAAGGGGGGCGTACCAGGAGGA TCAACTCCTGTCGTGCTGAGTCCGCGGCCTGTCAAGGGaacagcggcggcagcaaccAGGAGTCTGGAGCGCaagatgaatgaagaagaagctggcaaGTCATGA
- a CDS encoding serine aminopeptidase, s33 domain-containing protein, with amino-acid sequence MTTTEGTFKAGDASLYTKTWTPTGPVVAKLIFVHGFSEHINRYNDFFPKLAEHGIQVFSWDQRGWGRSVNRPAEKGLTGPTAQVVADIVAFIQEKLPSDVPVFVMGHSMGGGEVLTLAGDAKHRQLVAQIRGWILEAPFIGFSKGEEPSVVKVVLGRLVGRLLPRHQLKHVVPPEHLSRDPEVVESIRNDELCHNTGTLEGLASLLDRTALLSSGGVKLGGDVKSILLTHGTNDMTCSYDAAVKFVNEQAAVEDRETKSYEGAYHQLHADHCKDEYTKDVIDWILKRSKIEPKL; translated from the exons ATGACAACTACTGAAGGGACATTCAAGGCGGGCGACGCAAGCCTCTACACCAAGACGTGGACG CCGACGGGTCCTGTTGTCGCCaagctcatcttcgtccaCGGCTTCAGCGAGCACATCAACCGCTACAACGACTTCTTCCCCAAGCTCGCTGAGCATGGCATCCAGGTGTTTTCATGGGACCAGCGCGGCTGGGGCCGCAGCGTGAATCGGCCCGCGGAGAAGGGTCTCACCGGCCCAACCGCGCAGGTCGTCGCCGACATTGTCGCCTTCATCCAAGAGAAGCTGCCGTCGGACGTGCCGGTGTTTGTCATGGGCCACTCcatgggcggcggcgaggttCTTACTCTTGCGGGAGATGCGAAGCACCGGCAGCTGGTGGCTCAGATCCGGGGCTGGATCCTCGAGGCTCCCTTCATCGGCTTCTCCAAGGGCGAGGAGCCCAGCGTGGTCAAGGTTGTTCTGGGGAGGTTGGTTGGGCGATTGCTGCCGCGGCATCAGCTCAAGCATGTGGTTCCGCCGGAGCACCTGAGTCGCGATCCGGAAGTCGTCGAGTCCATCAGGAACGACGAGCTGTGCCACAACACCGGCACGCTGGAGGGCCTGGCGTCGCTGCTGGATCGTACGGCGTTGCTTTCATCTGGGGGAGTGAAGCTGGGTGGTGATGTGAAATCCATCTTACTGACGCACGGCACAAACGACATGACTTGCAGCTATGATGCGGCTGTCAAGTTTGTCAATGAGCAGGCGGCGGTTGAGGACAGAGAGACCAAGTCGTATGAAGGCGCATATCACCAGCTTCACGCGGACCACTGCAAGGACGAGTACACAAAGGACGTTATTGACTGGATCCTGAAGCGATCTAAAATCGAACCGAAGCTGTAA